In Zunongwangia sp. HGR-M22, the sequence AACTACTGTCCATAAAAAGATGACGCGGAATTTTACCAACCGCCTGCAATACACGACGATCTGTAATCCCTTTCTTGGTTATTATGTTTACCAATTGTTGCCTTTTCCCTTTATGTCTAAAAGTATCTTTATACAATTCTCAGCAGTTTTTTTTATTGTTCGAACCGTCTAAAACGGCTTAAAATCGGATATTCTAAGTTTTAAAAAAGCCTAAGTTTTCTAATTCATTTCAATTAAAAATAGCTCTTTCAACTAATAATTATCGAGCAAAAATAGGGAAACAAATTCTATTGCTCCAAGCAAAACCAGCCATGATATTAAGATAAAAATATAATCTGTTTACAATCAAAATAGTATTTTTGTAAAAAATCGAAGCTTATGCTTAAAGTTGGGGTACTAGGTGCCGGCCACCTGGGTAAAATCCATTTAAAATTACTGAAACAATCTTCAAAATATAATCTTATTGGCTTTTACGATGCCGATAAGGAAAATTCAGAAAAAATTGCAGTAGAATTTGGCTACACACCATACCATAATCTAGACCAGCTAATTGCAGATGTAGATGTGGTAGATGTAGTAACTCCTACACTTGCTCACTTTGATGTAGCAAAAAAGGTGATTTTAGCCAAAAAACATTTATTTATAGAAAAGCCTATTACCAACACTTATGAAGAAGCAAAAGAGCTTATAAAAATGGCTTCGGAAAATGGTGTAAAAGGACAGGTGGGGCATGTAGAACGTTTTAATCCGGCTTTTCGATCGGTTGTAGATCGTATTGAAAACCCTATGTTTATTGAAGCGCATCGTTTGGCTGAATTTAATCCTCGTGGCACCGATGTTCCCGTAGTTTTAGATTTGATGATTCACGATATCGATGCCATTCTTAGCGTTGTAAAATCTGAAGTAAAAAGCATTAACGCCAGCGGAGTCTCTGTAATTAGTGACACTCCAGATATTGCCAATGCAAGAATTGAATTCGAAAATGGCTGTGTTGCCAATTTAACGGCTAGCCGAATTTCGATGAAAAATATGCGTAAATCAAGATTTTTCCAAAGAGACGCCTACATTTCGGTAGATTTCTTAGAGAAAAAATGCGAGGTGGTAAAGATGAAAGATGCACCTAGCGAGCCAGATGAATTTGCCATGATCCTGCAAAATGCTGAAGGCGTTAAAAAACAAATATATTACGATAACCCATCGGTTTCTGCAAACAATGCCATCCTGGATGAGCTAGAAACTTTTGCCGATGCAATTAATAACGATACTACCCCGATCGTGACTTTAGAACAGGGCGCAAAAGCGCTTAAGATTGCCAATGCGGTGATCGCTAATTTTTAAACCACACAAAAACGGTACAGTATGAAAAATATTGCAGTTATTGGCGCGGGAACAATGGGAAACGGAATTGCCCATACTTTTGCCCAATTTGGATTTAAGGTACATCTTATTGATATTTCTAAAGAAAATCTTCAAAAAGGAGTGGATACGATCACTAAAAATTTAGATCGTATGTTGGCCAAAGAGAAGATTTCTGAAAAAGATAAAGAACAGACTTTAGCTAATATTTCAAGTTTTATCGATATCCCTTCAGGTGTAAAAAATGTTGATCTTGTTGTTGAAGCGGCTACCGAAAATGAAAATTTAAAACTCAAAATCTTTAGTCAGCTAAACGATATTTGCGATGAGAATACAATTTTAGCATCGAATACTTCTTCGATCTCGATCACTAAAATTGCTTCCGTAGTAAAAAATCAAGAGCGTGTTATTGGGATGCATTTCATGAATCCGGTGCCGATTATGAAACTGGTTGAAATTATTAGAGGTTACAATACTTCTGATGAAGTGACTGAAAAGATCATGAAACTTTCAGAAAAACTAAATAAAGTTCCTGTTGAAGTAAATGATTACCCGGGATTTGTAGCCAACAGAATTTTAATGCCAATGATTAACGAAGCTATCGAAACACTTTACAACGGTGTTGCCGGTGTTTACGAGATCGATACGGTAATGAAATTAGGCATGGCACATCCTATGGGACCTTTACAATTAGCCGATTTTATTGGTTTAGATGTTTGTCTTTCTATACTGGAGGTAATGTATAACGGCTTTAAAAATCCAAAATATGCACCTTGCCCTTTATTAGTAAATATGGTACAGGCCGGAAAATTGGGTGTAAAATCGGGAGAAGGATTTTATGATTATTCTGAAAACAAAAAGGCTGAAAAAGTATCAGCTCAGTTTGTTTAAAATTCAGATTAGTATTATTTAGTCTCTCATGCCAGACACCTTACGGGATCTCACTTAATTAATATTGTTATTTCTACTTGCCATGCTTAATATGTCTTTTAGCAAGGCAGGTTAGAAATTACAGTAAAATACGACTAAAAAGACCAAAAGAATTGGTGAAAATAACTCCTTTTAAAGCAGTACGACCTCAACGCGCAAAGGCGGGTCTGGTAGCTTCGCGCCCTTACGGTGAATATAATGAGGCCGAAATGCGTGCTAGATTAGATTATAATCCATATTCTTTTCTTCACATTCTTAATCCTGGCTATAAATTTCAGCACACCATTAGCGGTACGCAGAAATTTCAGCTGATTAAAAACAGGTATATGGAATTTAAAGAAGAAGACACCTTTATTCAGGATGAAAATCCTTGTTTTTATGTTTATAAAATGGAATCTCGTGATCTTTCCTGCTGCGGAATAATCGCTGCTGCAAGTGCCGAAGATTACAAAAATGGTATTATTAAAAAACATGAAGATACTATCGCCAGTCGCGAAATTTTATTTAAAGATTATGTAAAAACGGTTGGATTTAATACCGAGCCGGTCTTACTTACTTATGAAAACCGACCTGAAATTCAGGCATTTCTTGCTAAAATTATGCAACAAAATCCTGAATATGAATTTGCGACGCGACAACGAGAAATGCATTATCTGTGGAAAATTGACAATAAGGCTGAAATTGAGCAAATTCAGCAGTTCTTTTCGAATATGGATAGTATCTATATTGCCGATGGTCACCATCGTTGCGCCTCTTCTTTTTTATTATCGCAAGAATCTGCTAAAAATAACGAAAATCATACAGGCAAGGAATCTTACAATCATTTTCTAAGCTATTTTATTCCTGAAAATGATTTGAAAATATATCAATTCCGACGTCTAATTACCGATTTAAATGGCTATTCTAAAGAAGATTTTCTAATTAAACTTGATGAGCATTTTAGAATTGAAAATAGAAAGCTAGATGCATATCAACCAGAAAAAAAACATCATTTTAAAATGTATCTTGATGGCGAATTTTATTCGTTATACCTGCGTAAAACAAGCATGAATTTCACCGATACGCTTAGCCAATTAGATAGCCAAATTCTGTACGATCTTGTGCTAAAACCAATTTTAGGAATCAACGATCTACGTAAAGATAAACGTATCAATTACATTCCAGGAAAAAGAGATATTCTGGAAATGAAGAAATTAATTGATAGTGGCGAATTTTCGGTTGGTTTTGGTATGCTACCGGTTTCTATTTCAGAAATTAAAAAAATTGCAGACGAAGGCCTTACCATGCCACCAAAAAGCACCTATATCGAACCGAAATTAAGAAGCGGACTTACCATTTACGAGTTTTAAGTAGGAAAACTTTATTTGATTCTATTAATTATTATCTTGCAGTAGTTAAAGAAGTACCTAACTAACCGAAGAAATAACGCAGAATGAGTGTTGCTAAAAATATCAAAAAATATACTGAAGAACTTCCTGATACCGTAGATCTTGTGGCGATAAGTAAAACTAAGCCCAATGAAGATATCATGGAAGCCTATGAAGTGGGACAACGCATTTTCGGAGAAAATAAAATTCAGGAAATGACGGATAAATGGGAAGCTTTACCCAAGGATATCGAATGGCATATGGTTGGCCACGTACAAAGAAATAAGGTGAAATATATGGCGCCTTATGTTGGCTTGATTCATGCAGTTGATAGTCTAAAACTTTTAAAAGAAGTGAATAAACAGGCAAAAAAACATGACCGGGTGATTAGATGTTTGCTTCAGATAAAAATTGCTGAAGAAGATTCTAAATTCGGTATTTCTGCCGGTGAAGCTGAAGAAATCTTGCAATCTGCCGATTATAAAGCTTTCGAAAATGTAGCCGTTGTGGGCCTAATGGGAATGGCAACAAACACTGAAAATGATGATAAAGTCGCTGAAGAGTTCGATTACCTGCATTCGGTTTTTAAAGATTTCAGAGTAAAATACCCAGCAATTAAAGAGCTTTCAATGGGAATGAGTGGTGATTATAAAATCGCTGTAAAACATGGAAGCACCATGGTGAGAATAGGAAGTTCGATCTTTGGCGCTCGTAATTATAACTAAGAAAAAAGAAAGAAGATTTTTTGTACGCAATTTTAGACATAGAAACTACTGGCGGTAAGTATAACGAGGAAGGAATAACCGAAATTGCTATTTACAAATTCGACGGCGAAAAAGTGGTCGATCAATTTATAAGTTTGATCAATCCAGAGCGTCCTATACAGCCTTTTGTTGTTGGACTTACTGGAATTAACAATGAAATGCTTCGCAACGCGCCTAAATTTTATGAGGTTGCCAGGCGAATCGTAGAAATTACGGAAGATTGTATTATCGTTGCTCATAATGCTAAATTTGACTACCGAATTTTAAGGACAGAGTTTAAACGTCTTGGTTTTGAATTTCAGCGAAAATCTTTATGTACGGTAGAGCTGTCTAAAAAATTAATCCCAGATATGCCTTCTTACAGTTTAGGAAAACTGGTAAGAGCCTTGGGTATTCCGCTTAGCGATAGGCATCGTGCAAATGGCGATGCTCAGGCTACCGTTAAATTATTTAAGATGCTTTTGGCAAAAGACACCCAAAAGGACATTTTAAAGGATAACGTTAGGCAAGAGCCCAAACGGCAATTAGATAGTAAATTAGTGTATATACTCGAGGACCTACCGGCCATTACCGGAATTTATTATCTACATGACGAGGACGGCGAGATTATTTATATTGGTAAAAGTAAGAATATAAAGAAGCGTATTAATCAGCATTTTACAAATGAGCATGCGAAAGCTCGTGAAATGCAAAAAGAAGTAGCATCGGTTTCTTACGAATCTACCGGAAATGAACTTATAGCCCTACTTCGCGAAAATCAAGAAATAAAAAATAATAAGCCTAAGTATAACAGAGCTCTAAAGAAGAATATATTTACTCATGGCCTTTATCATTATACCGATAAAGATGGTTATATCAATTTAAAAATTAGCAAAGCAAGAACTGCAAAAAATTGTATCACCACCTTTAGCAGTTTAAGATCTGCTAGAAATACGCTTACTAACTGGATTGAAGAATATGAGCTTTGCGCAAGACTTTGTGGTGAACATCCCGGTTCAGGAAGTTGCTTCAACTACACCATTAAACACTGTCATGGTGCTTGCGTGGGCGAAGAAAATCCGGAAGAATACAATGAGAGAGTGCTACAACTTATTCAGAAATATTCTTATACCGATCAAAATATGCTGGTTATTGATCGTGGTCGGGAAATAGACGAAAAAAGTGCACTTTTAATTGAAGACGGAAAATTTAAAGGTGTTGGTTATTATAATCTTAATCATCAAATAAATAAGTTAGATATAATTAAATCTATCATTACACCTATGACGAATGATAGAGATGCCCAACACATCATCCAAAGCTACTTAAGAAGAAACAAAAAACTTAAAATCATCAATTTTTAGTAAAATGAATAAAATAATACTTGCGCTTTTGCTAATTTTCAGCACTAGCCTTTTCGCTCAAGAAGCAGATTCTCTCTTCAACAAACAAAACTTCAATGTAGATAACATAAGAGTTACCAAAGAAGATCTAGCTGCAAAAACTTATTTGCCAGACACCACTGCAAATGCTTTTTACATTTTTGAAAATGGTTTTAGCAAAATTGAAGATGGTGACGATTATCATTTATTTATCAATTACGAAGCAAAAATTAAAATTTTAAACAAAGAAGGCTATGATGAAGCCAGTATTGTTATACCTCTTTATAAAGGAAGTAGCAAATCTGAAAAAATTCATGATTTAAAAGCTTCTACATATTATCTGGACGGCTCAAAGATTAAAAGCACCACGTTATCCCAAAATAAAATTTTTACTGAAGAGGATGAAAAATATGATTACATAAAATTCACCTTTCCAGACATTCAACCTGGCGCTGTATTGGTTTATTCTTACACGAAGGAAACTCCGTATAAATTCAATTTTAATACCTGGTGGTTTCAAAAGGAAATTCCAAAAGCCTACAGCCGATATAAAACTGAAATTCCAGCAAATTACGAATATGGCATCGTAAAAATGGGAGAATTGCAATTAGACCAAAATGATGCTGAAATAAAGAAAAATTGTTTTTATGCAGGCCAATCTCAAAATGCTGGAGATTGCGTTGTGACCACTTATGCGATGAAAGAAATTCCGGCATTTATTGAAGAGGATTATCTTACATCTAAGTATAATTATATCTCGCGTATCGAATACGAGTTGAAGCAAATCACCATGTTAGATGGCTATGAACGCAAGTACACAAAAGAATGGAAAGACGTAGACAAAGAATTTAGAACAGATAAAAACATTGGTAGACAACTAAGAAAAAACAGACTGGTTAAAGAATTGCTACCCCCCGAAATTGCATCTCAAGAAAATAATCTTGATAAAGCTAAAGCCATTTACAATTTTGTAAGAGAAAATTACAAATGGAATGAAGAATATGGGATTTTTGATAAAATGAATCTAAAAGATCTTTTGGAAGAGCACACAGGCAACGTATCTTCATTAAACGTACTTCTACATAATTTTTACGACAATGAAGGGTTTAAAGTTTATCCTGTTATTAGTGCTACGCGCAACAGAGGATTTCCTAAAAAAATAATCCCAGTACTATCCGATTTCAATTATCTATTTGTACTATTAGATATTGATGGCAAAGAATATATGCTAGATGCTACAGACGAGTTTGT encodes:
- a CDS encoding exonuclease domain-containing protein, which translates into the protein MYAILDIETTGGKYNEEGITEIAIYKFDGEKVVDQFISLINPERPIQPFVVGLTGINNEMLRNAPKFYEVARRIVEITEDCIIVAHNAKFDYRILRTEFKRLGFEFQRKSLCTVELSKKLIPDMPSYSLGKLVRALGIPLSDRHRANGDAQATVKLFKMLLAKDTQKDILKDNVRQEPKRQLDSKLVYILEDLPAITGIYYLHDEDGEIIYIGKSKNIKKRINQHFTNEHAKAREMQKEVASVSYESTGNELIALLRENQEIKNNKPKYNRALKKNIFTHGLYHYTDKDGYINLKISKARTAKNCITTFSSLRSARNTLTNWIEEYELCARLCGEHPGSGSCFNYTIKHCHGACVGEENPEEYNERVLQLIQKYSYTDQNMLVIDRGREIDEKSALLIEDGKFKGVGYYNLNHQINKLDIIKSIITPMTNDRDAQHIIQSYLRRNKKLKIINF
- a CDS encoding YggS family pyridoxal phosphate-dependent enzyme; its protein translation is MSVAKNIKKYTEELPDTVDLVAISKTKPNEDIMEAYEVGQRIFGENKIQEMTDKWEALPKDIEWHMVGHVQRNKVKYMAPYVGLIHAVDSLKLLKEVNKQAKKHDRVIRCLLQIKIAEEDSKFGISAGEAEEILQSADYKAFENVAVVGLMGMATNTENDDKVAEEFDYLHSVFKDFRVKYPAIKELSMGMSGDYKIAVKHGSTMVRIGSSIFGARNYN
- a CDS encoding DUF1015 domain-containing protein: MVKITPFKAVRPQRAKAGLVASRPYGEYNEAEMRARLDYNPYSFLHILNPGYKFQHTISGTQKFQLIKNRYMEFKEEDTFIQDENPCFYVYKMESRDLSCCGIIAAASAEDYKNGIIKKHEDTIASREILFKDYVKTVGFNTEPVLLTYENRPEIQAFLAKIMQQNPEYEFATRQREMHYLWKIDNKAEIEQIQQFFSNMDSIYIADGHHRCASSFLLSQESAKNNENHTGKESYNHFLSYFIPENDLKIYQFRRLITDLNGYSKEDFLIKLDEHFRIENRKLDAYQPEKKHHFKMYLDGEFYSLYLRKTSMNFTDTLSQLDSQILYDLVLKPILGINDLRKDKRINYIPGKRDILEMKKLIDSGEFSVGFGMLPVSISEIKKIADEGLTMPPKSTYIEPKLRSGLTIYEF
- a CDS encoding DUF3857 domain-containing protein, encoding MNKIILALLLIFSTSLFAQEADSLFNKQNFNVDNIRVTKEDLAAKTYLPDTTANAFYIFENGFSKIEDGDDYHLFINYEAKIKILNKEGYDEASIVIPLYKGSSKSEKIHDLKASTYYLDGSKIKSTTLSQNKIFTEEDEKYDYIKFTFPDIQPGAVLVYSYTKETPYKFNFNTWWFQKEIPKAYSRYKTEIPANYEYGIVKMGELQLDQNDAEIKKNCFYAGQSQNAGDCVVTTYAMKEIPAFIEEDYLTSKYNYISRIEYELKQITMLDGYERKYTKEWKDVDKEFRTDKNIGRQLRKNRLVKELLPPEIASQENNLDKAKAIYNFVRENYKWNEEYGIFDKMNLKDLLEEHTGNVSSLNVLLHNFYDNEGFKVYPVISATRNRGFPKKIIPVLSDFNYLFVLLDIDGKEYMLDATDEFVEFGQLPFRALNQYGRKLDFDNESSWIDINPEGYSQIAYRDSLIVHDDGTSTTKSIQNLVGYHASTARKKIEKNTEKENLFKALNELRDSYNLIDLSYKGEKDTDENLIINYEVKNPSQKLNNKIYLNPFTFLFWKENPFKLESRKYPIDFGYKDVYSSSILISIPANYDIEEIPSQEVVAVPNSAAKIQFTAQKLDANNIFVNLRVVFSQTMYASEYYPYLKEFMDKLVTIQTQSIIVLQEKNI
- a CDS encoding Gfo/Idh/MocA family protein — encoded protein: MLKVGVLGAGHLGKIHLKLLKQSSKYNLIGFYDADKENSEKIAVEFGYTPYHNLDQLIADVDVVDVVTPTLAHFDVAKKVILAKKHLFIEKPITNTYEEAKELIKMASENGVKGQVGHVERFNPAFRSVVDRIENPMFIEAHRLAEFNPRGTDVPVVLDLMIHDIDAILSVVKSEVKSINASGVSVISDTPDIANARIEFENGCVANLTASRISMKNMRKSRFFQRDAYISVDFLEKKCEVVKMKDAPSEPDEFAMILQNAEGVKKQIYYDNPSVSANNAILDELETFADAINNDTTPIVTLEQGAKALKIANAVIANF
- a CDS encoding 3-hydroxyacyl-CoA dehydrogenase family protein, producing MKNIAVIGAGTMGNGIAHTFAQFGFKVHLIDISKENLQKGVDTITKNLDRMLAKEKISEKDKEQTLANISSFIDIPSGVKNVDLVVEAATENENLKLKIFSQLNDICDENTILASNTSSISITKIASVVKNQERVIGMHFMNPVPIMKLVEIIRGYNTSDEVTEKIMKLSEKLNKVPVEVNDYPGFVANRILMPMINEAIETLYNGVAGVYEIDTVMKLGMAHPMGPLQLADFIGLDVCLSILEVMYNGFKNPKYAPCPLLVNMVQAGKLGVKSGEGFYDYSENKKAEKVSAQFV